In one Cardiocondyla obscurior isolate alpha-2009 linkage group LG17, Cobs3.1, whole genome shotgun sequence genomic region, the following are encoded:
- the Raf gene encoding serine/threonine-protein kinase A-Raf codes for MAAKTQNAAKNANKMTERNKFNNKRELDVVVPSTSTASYSLLKMSRRQYDLDVAVPSTSTASYSSLKMLRRRTEPDVQDATTNTDSDDFEELEILQMTNYLMSRTLHKETQDSIQDEDEIIKSNGYDDSQQIVESTILGESAVSIKPAISSEPMGLSKSIIQSDQPGPSKSVLPSEPAIASTSTSTASHSASYQSLLLQKKSLKFEIDNIGKVISCCATAVRRWLSVIDDKPFPEKEFLQEYMEGTDKLHELQCKEMELEDKQEKILELEKLRKLKKMSKETKKVSTILLVHLPNNQHTTIKIAKGLTLRQAMAKPMQRRQLILEDCAAYIRHRIMYFISWDTDISTLQCKEVFVETLEQIPVPVFFAHNFVGNTFLLGFCYSCAKSVLYGLYCTECNRKFHTKCVVYAPALCEHIKRRRAYYERLLANNPTTGIVQIRARPVPVPSVSRKRQNPDIFVPKVDKTTQVRAKWRYERIYGKYNEQRRLKRKARKNKKKSNTEDDADDNADAESNDSDSIFSGDSIRIWKVTHDEVIYEDELGSGTYGTVFKAEWQGSSVAIKKLKITDPTPEEIESFKNEVNVLRKLRHDHVLGFSGCICKPYLAIITHFCNGRSLYQRLHVDEDPIELFSIVVICRQTSEAMDYLHSQNIIHRDLKSRNILFHDGLNVKIGDFGLAVMRNQQRKQQPEINDENDVMKSKEEKSMKDHEHQLAGSVRWMAPEVLRMKIGENPYSFQSDVYSFGIVMYELFARDIPYGLKTDALFILFNVGRGCLSPNLNKLRLDTPKKLKKLLIQCIAFEKEKRPLFPYILRRTYTAFKTAPKIRRTTSLPENPDGLPDTYIEKADDAQVFLTSDIDSDSDSDTDVEIDANVNANANVNCISISSSGSVEDVFADF; via the coding sequence ATGGCAGCAAAAACCCAAAATGCTGCcaaaaatgcaaataagatGACGGAgcgtaataaattcaataataagAGAGAGCTAGATGTGGTAGTACCATCAACATCGACGGCAAGTTACTCATTATTGAAAATGTCACGCAGACAATACGATCTAGATGTGGCAGTCCCGTCAACATCGACAGCGAGTTACTCATCGTTAAAAATGTTGCGCAGAAGAACTGAACCTGACGTTCAAGATGCAACTACCAATACCGATTCTGACGATTTTGAAGAACTAGAGATTTTACAAATGACGAACTATCTCATGTCTAGAACATTGCACAAAGAGACTCAGGATAGTATTCAAGACGAggatgaaataataaaatccaaTGGATACGACGACAGTCAGCAGATTGTAGAATCGACAATTCTAGGAGAGTCAGCTGTTTCCATAAAGCCAGCGATTTCGTCTGAGCCTATGGGTTTATCAAAATCCATAATTCAATCGGACCAGCCAGGTCCATCAAAGTCAGTACTTCCATCAGAGCCAGCAATTGCATCGACATCAACATCGACAGCAAGTCATTCGGCTTCGTATCAGTCtcttcttttacaaaaaaaatctttaaaatttgaaatagatAATATAGGAAAAGTTATATCATGTTGTGCAACTGCCGTTAGACGTTGGTTATCTGTTATAGACGATAAACCATTTccagaaaaagaatttttgcaGGAATATATGGAAGGAACGGATAAACTACACGAATTACAATGCAAAGAAATGGAGCTTGAAGATAAACAGGAAAAAATATTGgagttagaaaaattaagaaaattaaaaaaaatgagtaaAGAGACGAAGAAGGTTTCTACTATACTTTTGGTACATCTTCCTAACAATCAACATACGACTATAAAAATAGCGAAAGGTCTTACTTTAAGACAAGCGATGGCCAAACCTATGCAACGGCGGCAATTAATTCTAGAAGACTGTGCAGCGTACATTAGACACcgaattatgtattttatttcctgGGACACAGATATTTCGACCTTGCAATGCAAAGAAGTATTTGTTGAAACTTTAGAACAAATACCCGTTCCGGTTTTTTTCGCTCACAATTTTGtaggaaatacatttttattaggCTTCTGTTATTCTTGTGCAAAAAGTGTTCTTTACGGACTTTACTGCACGGAATGCAACAGAAAATTTCACACAAAGTGTGTAGTTTACGCGCCCGCTTTGTGCGAACATATAAAAAGGCGCAGAGCTTATTACGAAAGGTTGCTGGCTAATAATCCAACTACGGGAATTGTTCAAATTCGTGCGAGACCAGTACCTGTTCCCTCGGTCTCTCGAAAGAGACAGAACCCGGATATATTTGTTCCGAAAGTGGATAAGACTACTCAAGTCCGGGCGAAATGGCGATACGAAAGGATATATGGAAAATACAATGAACAAAGAAGGCTCAAGAGGAAGGcgcgaaaaaataagaagaaatcAAACACTGAAGATGACGCCGATGACAATGCCGATGCGGAATCCAATGATTCTGATAGTATATTTAGTGGAGATTCTATAAGGATTTGGAAAGTTACGCATGACGAAGTCATATATGAAGACGAACTCGGATCAGGGACTTACGGAACAGTTTTTAAAGCCGAGTGGCAAGGAAGTAGTGTAGctataaaaaaacttaaaatcaCAGACCCTACGCCGGAAGAAATAGAGTCGTTTAAAAATGAGGTAAACGTTTTACGGAAACTTCGACACGATCACGTACTCGGATTCTCAGGTTGTATTTGCAAGCCTTATCTGGCAATTATTACTCATTTCTGTAATGGGAGATCTCTCTATCAACGCTTACATGTGGACGAAGATCCAATCGAGTTATTCTCAATTGTAGTTATTTGCAGGCAAACGTCTGAAGCTATGGACTACTTGCATTCACAGAACATCATTCATCGAGACTTGAAGAGCCGCAATATACTTTTTCATGATGGACTTAACGTAAAGATCGGTGACTTTGGCCTTGCAGTAATGAGAAACCAGCAAAGAAAACAGCAGCCGGAAATAAACGACGAGAACGACGTGATGAAAtctaaagaggaaaaaagtaTGAAGGATCACGAGCACCAGCTGGCTGGTTCCGTCCGTTGGATGGCACCTGAGGTCCTTAGAATGAAAATCGGCGAAAATCCGTACAGTTTTCAAAGTGACGTTTATTCGTTCGGTATAGTAATGTATGAACTGTTTGCCCGCGATATACCGTATGGTCTCAAGACCGATGCactattcattttatttaacgtaggACGCGGTTGCTTGTCaccgaatttaaataaactacgCCTCGACACACCGAAGAAACTGAAAAAGTTGTTAATACAGTGCATCGcgtttgagaaagaaaaacgaccGTTGTTTCCgtatattttaagacgaaCGTACACCGCTTTCAAGACCGCACCAAAGATAAGAAGAACGACTTCCTTACCAGAAAATCCCGACGGATTGCCGGACACATACATTGAGAAAGCTGATGACGCTCAAGTCTTTCTCACATCTGACATTGACAGTGACAGCGATAGTGATACCGACGTCGAAATCGACGCCAATGTGAACGCAAATGCAAATGTGAATTGCATTAGCATTAGCAGTAGCGGGAGCGTTGAAGATGTCTTTgctgatttttaa